In Papaver somniferum cultivar HN1 chromosome 1, ASM357369v1, whole genome shotgun sequence, a genomic segment contains:
- the LOC113316184 gene encoding CDP-diacylglycerol--inositol 3-phosphatidyltransferase 1-like gives MAAINKSNKKKQSTLSVYLYIPNITGYIRIIMNIVAFARCFEDKKLFAILYFISFVCDGLDGWLARKFNQVSTFGAVLDMVTDRVSTACLLVVLSQFYRPGMIFLSLLSLDIASHWLQMYSTFLSGKASHKDVKDSTNWLFKLYYGNRLFMAYCCVASEVLYIILFLLAESQSESVIEVLVTALKHGYLSFPVGVALFGWAIKQAINVIQMKTAADVCVLYDINRKQKQKH, from the exons ATGGCGGCGATTAACAAATCGAATAAGAAGAAGCAGTCCACGTTATCTGTTTACCTTTACATCCCCAATATCACTG GATACATAAGAATTATCATGAATATTGTTGCATTTGCTCGCTGTTTTGAAGATAAGAAACTCTTCGCAATACTATACTTCATCAG CTTTGTATGTGACGGCTTAGATGGCTGGTTAGCTCGCAAGTTCAATCAAG TTTCAACATTTGGAGCTGTTCTAGACATGGTAACAGACAG GGTCAGCACTGCTTGTCTGTTGGTAGTCCTTTCTCAGTTTTACCG GCCTGGCATGATTTTCTTGTCTTTGCTTAGCCTGGATATTGCTAGCCATTGGCTGCAAATGTACAG TACTTTCCTATCAGGCAAGGCAAGTCATAAAGATGTCAAAGACAGTACTAATTGGCTCTTTAAGCTATACTATGGGAACCGTTTATTCATGGCGTATTGCTGTGTGGCATCTGAG GTACTTTATATAATCCTTTTCCTACTTGCGGAAAGCCAATCGGAAAGCGTGATCGAG GTTTTAGTGACGGCCTTGAAACATGGTTATCTCTCTTTCCCAGTTGGCGTGGCTCTCTTTGGATGGGCAATCAAGCAAGCAATCAATGTTATACAG ATGAAGACGGCTGCAGATGTTTGCGTGTTGTATGATATCAACAGGAAGCAGAAACAGAAACACTGA